A stretch of the Melanotaenia boesemani isolate fMelBoe1 chromosome 24, fMelBoe1.pri, whole genome shotgun sequence genome encodes the following:
- the LOC121635323 gene encoding glycoprotein hormone beta-5-like — MTLLRKKQPGRSGLMLSCFLLWMSLQPDSRNHVSAVNLRRFIGCAVREFIFLARKPGCGSLHITTDACWGRCETWEVRRREAFALLTSAASAGPSSHDQYCSRTTG, encoded by the exons ATGACCCTCCTAAGGAAAAAGCAACCTGG GAGGTCTGGACTGATGCTCAGCTGCTTCCTGCTCTGGATGTCTCTGCAGCCAGATTCCCGTAATCATGTGTCAGCAGTCAACCTGCGGCGTTTCATTGGTTGTGCAGTTCGGGAGTTTATTTTCCTGGCCAGGAAGCCCGGATGCGGCAGCCTGCACATCACCACCGATGCCTGCTGGGGGCGCTGTGAGACCTGGGAGGTGAGGAGAAGGGAGGCATTTGCTCTGCTGACCTCAGCAGCCTCTGCAGGGCCCTCCAGTCACGACCAGTACTGTTCCCGTACCACTGGGTGA